GACCGCCGAGCCGCTCGACGGGTGGACACCGGCGCCGGTGGTGCCGCCGAGCTGGTGGCACCTCGATCGCGTTGCCCCACCGGAGGAGGTCGCGCCGCCAGCGTCTGCGCCCCAGGCCGCAGCACGGCGGAGGCCGGCTGGCAGCGACCTTCCCACGCTGTTCGACCTGGAACCCGAACGGCAGGCCGCACCCGCCGAATCGGCGACGGCGGCGGGCTGGATCGAACAGCTCCTCGCCGAACCCGAGCTGGCGTCTCGGCGTGCCTCGCCCCGGATCCGCCTCACCGACGACGAGCTCGAACGACTCCTCCGCACGCTCGACCGTTGGGCTGGCGTCCCACTCCCGCTCGAACGTCTGGCCAACGAGACCGAGCTGCCCGTGGCGCGCATCAACCGCTACGTCGCCCAGGTGCAAGACCTCCTCAACGTCGACGGCTACGGCATCGTCGAGGTCCTCAACAACGAGGTGCGCTTCCAGCGCGACCTCCTCCTCACCCAGTTCGAGCTGTGACCATCTCCCCCCAACGCCGACTCGAGATCCTCGACGCCCTCCGTCGCGGCACCGTGCCGAGCGCCGGGCTCGACGTGCTCGCCGTCGGTCTCGACCGCTACGTCGGCGCCATCGACGAGGACCTCGACCGCATCGCCAACGGCGCCGGCGCGTTCAAGGCGATCCGAGGCGAGTACGGGTCCGGCAAGACGTTCCTGACTCGGTGGCTAGCCGAGCGCGCCAAGGCACGAGGGATGGCGGCGAGCGAGGTCCAGGTGTCGGAGAGCGACACGCCGATCCACCGCTACCAGACCGTGTACCGCCGCCTCGTCGAGCAGCTCTCCACCTCGTCGGTGCGGCGAGGCGCCCTGCGAACGATCGTCGACTCGTGGTTCTTCACGCTTGAGGACGATGTGCTGGCCACCGGTCGGGTCGAGGACGGCGACCCGACGAGACTCACCGACGCCACCGCCACGCTCATGGAGTCCCGCCTTGGCGAGATCACCCGCACAGCTCCAGCGTTCTCCGCGGTCCTGCGGTCGTACCTCCACGCCACCAACAGCGGCGATGCCGCGACCGCCGACGGGCTCCTCGCATGGCTCGGCGGCCAGCCCCACGTCGGGGCCAGCGTGAAGCGCACCGCCGGCATCAAGGGCGACCTCGACCACGACGCCGCGCTGTCGTTCCTCGCCGGGCTGCTCCACGTGCTGCGCGACGCCGGGTATCCCGGCCTCGTCGTCGTCCTCGACGAGGCCGAGACGATGCAGCGCATGCGGTCCGACACTCGGGACAAGGGCCTCGAAGCGCTGCGCAAGCTGATCGACGACCTGCACGAAGGGCGGTTCCCCGGCCTCTACCTGGTGATGACCGGTACCCCTGCCTTCTTCGACGGGCCACAAGGCGTCCAGCGGTTGGCGCCGCTGGCGCAGCGCCTCCACACCGAGTTCGGTGACGACCCGCGCTTCGACAACCCCCGCGCCGTGCAGGTGCGCCTGCCCGGGTTCACGCTCGACTCGCTCATCGAGGTGGGGCGCAAGGTACGAGACCTGTTCGCCGACGGTCTCGACGACGCCGACCGGGTGCGAGAGCGATGCGACGACGAATACCTGGCCACGCTCGCTGCGGCGGTCACCGGTGAGCTGGGCAAGCGCGTTGGCATCGCCCCACGGCTGTACCTGCGGAAGCTCGTCGACGTCCTCGACCGGATCGAGCTCAACGTCGAGTTTGACCCGCGGCGGCACTACGCCCTGACCGTGACCGACGGTGAGCTCACCGAGGTGGAGCGCAACGCTCGCGCCGCTGGTTCGGTCGACGACATCGAGCTCGACCTGTGAGTGGAGACCTCCCTATCGAGGTCGATGTCTCCGAGTGGCCAGCGCTGGAGGAGGAGCAGCTCGGAAGCAAGCCGAAGCTGTGGCTTCTTCGTCCGATCCCGCACGAACCAAGAAACCCGGGCGCCTCGGAGGAGGCGTGGCTGTGGAAGGCACGAACCTTCAACCACGACTCGGCGGGGCGTCGGTTCGCGAAGGGAGACGACTGGGCCGAGATCGTTGCCGCAGAGGTAGCCGAGCGGATCGGAGTTCCACATGCCGAGGTGCGGCTCGCTCGTCGCGACGAGCAGCTCGGTGTCATCTCGCTCGAGATGACCATGATGCTCGAATCCCTCGTGCACGGGAACGAGCTCCTCGAGGAGGCAGGCGTCTCGGTGAGTGGGACGATCGAGCGAAGCGCTTACACCGTCGACGCCGTCCGACGATCGCTGCGCGATGTCGAGCCTCCCGAGGACCACATCACTCTGACGAGCGCATGGGACTGGTTCGTGGGGTACCTCCTCCTCGACGCAATCGTCAGCAACACCGATCGCCACCACGAGAACTGGGGAGCGATCGCGCGGTGGCAGGGGCCTCCAGTGTTGGCACCGAGCTTCGACCACGCGTCATCGCTTGGCTTCGCAATCTCCGACGAGGAACGACGAGAGCGACTGTCCACACCCGATCGCGGGAGATCAGTTGAGCGCTACGCGCGGCGGGCGAAGTCGAAGTTTGCAGGGCGGCCAAAGACGACCGAGGTCGTCGAACAGGCCATCGCGTTGAGTCCCCCGGAGGTCGTCGCCGAGTGGCGGGATCGGCTCGCCGCGGTGCTCGACGAACTCCCCTCCGCAGTCGACGCGATCCCTGAGTCTCGAATGTCTAAGGATGCTCGAACGTTCGCCCGAGCGATGATTGGCCTGAACGGACACCGCTCGCTGTCACTGCTCTCCGTACCATAGAGACATGGACACCCGTCGCCTGTACGTCACTTGGCGCAGCCCTACGGGGTCGATCCTGCCGGTCGGCCTTCTTGAACAGCGATCGCAATCGCCCCGCTACCGGTTCGCGTACCTCAAGAGCGTGGAGTCGATCGACGGGTTCCCGCCGTTCCCTGGGCTGCCCGAGCTGCATCGGGGCTACGAGTCGGACGTCCTCTTCCCAGTCTTTCAGAACAGGGTGATGTCGCAGGAGCGCGAGGACTACCCGCGGTTCGTCCAGCAGCTCGACCTCTCCGTCGATGACGAGCCGTTCGTCGTTCTCGGGCGCAGTGGTGGCGCACGACAGACGGATCGGATCGAGGTCTTCCCGGAGCCCCTTCCCGTCGGTGGAGTGCTCGACTGTCCCTTCTTCGTGCGAGGCATTCGACACATGCCTGGTGCGAGTGACGTCGTCGCAGACCTTGGCATCGGTGCACACCTGGAGCTCGTGCTCGACGAGGAGAACGAGCACGACTCCAGGGCCCGACTGCTTGTGTGGGCGGGTGACCAGGCGATCGGATGGCTGCCCGGGTACCTGGTCTCCGTAGTCGACGAGCTGCAGCTCCTCGTCGGAGATCCCCGGGTTGTTGTCGCCCGGGTCAATCCGCCGTCGGCACCGTCGCACCTTCGCGTCCTGTGCAGGCTGCAATCGGCGTGGCCAGAGGGTTGGCGGCCATTCGCAGGGTCGGAGTACTCGCCGCTCGTACCTGTGGATTGATGCTCTAGGTGGACCCGTTCGCCCAGCTCCACCCCTCGCTGCAGCACCACATCGTCAACAGCCTCGGGTGGGCGCAGCTTCGGCCGTTGCAGAGCGCCGCGATCGAGCCGACCCTTGCCGGGCATCACAGCCTTCTGCTGGCCCCGACCGCTGGTGGCAAGACCGAGGCCGCCGTGTTCCCGGCACTTACCCGGATGGCGAGCGAGGGTTGGGCGCCGTTGAGCGTCCTCTACCTCTGTCCGTTGCGAGCGCTCGTCAACAACCTCGAGCCACGCCTCCGGGCGTATGCCTCCTACACGGGGCATCGGGTCGGTGCGTGGCACGGCGACGTCGGTCCGACCGCGCGCGCCCGGCTCGTGCAGGAGCCGCCTGATCTGCTCCTCACCACACCGGAGTCGCTGGAAGCGATCCTCATCTCTCGACGTGTCGACGAGCGGTGGCTGCTCGGCAACGTGCGTGCCGTCGTCGTCGACGAAGTTCATGCCTTCGCGGAGGCGGACCGTGGGTGGCACCTGCTGTCGGTGCTGGAACGGATCACCCATCTGGCAGGGCGCGAGGTCCAGCGGATCGGTCTGTCCGCCACCGTGGGCAACCCGAGCGAGCTCCTGAGCTGGCTGACCAGCACCTGCACCGCCCCGGCCGAGGTCGTCGCGCCGGCGGCCGAGGCCATCGCCGAACCGGAGGTGACCGTCGACTACGTGGGCGGGCTGCCCAACGCAGCGACGGTCATCAGTCGCCTCCACTCCGGTGAGAAGCGTCTGGTCTTCGTCGACAGTCGGGTTCGTGCCGAGAAGCTCACGCACGAGCTGCGGGCGCGCTCGGTGGAGACCTACGTGTCCCACGGCTCCCTAGGACGTGACGAGCGGCGACGCGCCGAGCAGGCGTTCGCCGAAGGCGACGACTGCGTCATCGTCGCCACAAGCGCGCTGGAGCTCGGCATCGACGTCGGCGACCTCGACCAGGTGCTCCAGATCGACGCACCGTCGTCGGTGGCCTCGTTCCTCCAGCGCATCGGACGCTCCGGCCGTCGCACAGGCACCAGTCGCAACATGACGTTCCTCACGACCACACCGGAAGCCATGTGGCAGGCCGCGGGGGTCCTCCACCTGTGGTCGACCGGCCACGTCGAACCGGTGCAGCCGCCGGCTTTCCCGGTGCACATCCTGAGCCAGCAGCTCCTCGCTCTGGTGCTCCAGGAGGGTGGCATCGGCCAGGAGACCTGGATCGAGTGGCTCGGCGCACCGTTCGTCCTCGGTCCAGACGTCGATGCAGTCTCCGGAAGCGTCATCGAGCACCTCCTGTCCACCGGCTACCTGCACGCGGACCAAGGGCTGCTCGGGCTCGGTCCCCGTGCCGAGAGCGACTACGGATACCGCAACTTCCTCGACCTCACGTCCGTCTTCACCTCCCCGCCTGTCTTCCGCGTCGTGGCGGGGCGCACCGAGGTCGGACAGGTCCACGACCTCGGCCTGTGGGCTGCCCTAACGGCGCGCGGCGGACGCCGTGTGCTGCTGCTCGCCGGCCGCAGCTGGAAGATCCTCGACGTCGACTGGCGTCGCCACGTGGTCCACGTGCAGGCGACCGAGGCGATGGGCGTCGTCTCCTATCGAGGAGCGAGTGCCCCCTTCTCCTACGAGCTCGCCCAGGCAATCGGCTCCGTGCTCGCGGGGATCGATCCGCCCGGGGTGGTGTCTCGGCGCGCACGTGACCAGCTGCGCGACGGCCGGGAGGGGTTCGTCACCCTGGATCCGTCATCCTCGACGCTGTTGCGCCGTACATCGTCCGGCAACGAGTGGTGGACATTCGCCGGCTCGCGAGCGAACGTCGAACTAGCTGCACGCATCCAGACGCTGCGTGGGGACAAGCGTCCGTTCGGGGAGCTGTCCATCGCCGTCGACGACGAGGTCGATGTTGCTGACCTCACGCGGTCAGTCGACCGAAGGACGGACGCGACAAACCTGTTGGAGCTGTCCGACGAGCTCGTGGACGGACTCAAGTTTGCTGATTCCTTGCCGCGGTGGCTCGCAGACACGATCGTGCTCGACCGGCTGGCGGACCCCCGAGCTGTGGAAGCGACATTGGAGAAGCCCGTCAGCGGTCTCACGGTCTAGGCCCAGGCCTGCTGAGAGCTCCTTCCTTGTGCGGCGGTCATTGGCAACGCAGGCGACTGCTCGGGAGGCCCCGCTCCCCCAACTGAGATGGAAGCCGCATTGGCCCGGTGGGCCGGCGGACAATGCCGTCAAGCCCAGAGTCGGATCGGCCAGACTTTGCACGTGGGCGATCAACTGGGTCTCTTCGCTGCTGGCGATGGCTCACGGCCGACTCGCGTCGGTGACGTCGACATCGCCTACCGCCCAGCGTCGACTGCGCTCGCGAAGGCCAGCGGGTTCATGGGTGACTACGACTTCACGTTGAACCCCTACATCGGCTGCGCCTACGGCTGTACCTACTGCTACGCCGCATCGTTCGCCCCGCCCGAGCGGCAGGACGATCGGTGGGGTGACTGGGTCGTCGTCAAGGAGAACGCGGTCCGCAAGCTGCGGAACATGCGCACCGACCTCGCCGGCAAGACCGTCTACATGAGCAGCGTCACCGACCCCTACCAGCTGATCGAGCGGCGCCTCGGACTCGTTCGAGAGCTCCTCGAGGTGCTGGCGGATCGCGAGGTCCGACTCGTCGTCCAGACTCGCAGTCCTCTCGTGACGCGCGACATCGACCTCTTCAAGCGGTTCGAACACATCCGGGTGAACATGACGGTGACGACCGACTCCGAGCGGGTGCGACGAGTCTTCGAGCCGCAGTGCACGCCCAACCGGGCGCGCCTCGCAGCGATCGGTGAGGTGGTCACTGCGGGCATACCGGCATCGCTCACGATGACCCCGCTGCTCCCGGTGGAGGACCCCGTCGCCTTCGGCCAGAACTTGCGGGCGACTGGGGTCACGAACTTCGTGGTCCAGCCGTTCCATCCCGACCGAGGACGGTTCACCGCCGGAACCCGAGGTCCTGCACTGAAGCTGATCGCGGAGCTCGGATGGGATCGCGGTGCCTACGAGCGGACTGTCGAGGCGTTACGGCGTGAGCTTCCCCAGCTCGCCGAAGGGCGCGGCGGATTCCGGCCCGCATGAGCTCAGGTTCGTCAGTCGATCGAGGGATCGACTGGCTTCGCAGCGTCCAGGGGGAAGTGGAGGCTGTCCTCGTCGAGGGGCTGAAGCTGATCGCAGCACATGACATGAAGAACGTGCCGGCGTACCACCGCGCCCAAGCCCAGCTCGAGCAGTATGAGCTCAGCGCCGGAGGCGATCTCTGCTACGACCGGCCCGGCACCGGCTTCGCGTATGCCGCCTGGTACCACCCACGCCGAGTCCACGAGCTGGTCCGACGCCTCCACCCTGTCGTCGGCGAGCTGCCAAGTGAGGCGACTGTGCTGGACCTCGGCGCCGGGACCGGAGCCGCGGCATGGGCCCTGGCGCTCGCCTTGCGGGCCAGAGAGATCGGGGGTGAAGCGCCTCGTCCCACTCCAGTGCGATTGGTTGCCCTCGACGCCAGTCCGTCGATGCTCGAGGCCGGCCAAATGCTCTGGCAAGCACTCACCGCGTGGGACCCGAGGTGTGCGGGGCTCGTCACGGTGGACTGGGTGCGGCGCGCATGGCTGGATCCACCCGATGGCGTAGAGGGCGGTTGGGTCATCGCCGGACACCTCTTCGACGCCAGCGACACCTTCGATGAGACCCGGCTGCAGTTCCGTCGCATGCTGGTCAGGGTCCGGCCCGATCGTGCCCTCATCGATGCACCTTGGGCGAAGGAGCAGGTGCTCCTCCACGCAGTGGCTGGGGCCAACGAAGCCGGGTGGGACACGCCGCCCAGTCCTCCGGCCACAACCGCGGAGCTGTGGGACGGCACCTTGGAGGGTGTACAGGGGGTGCGGTCGTCGCATCTCGTGGCGTCGGGGCTGTCTCGTCAGCGATTGGGCGCGGCGCCATCGTGGCTCAGCCCCTCGGTGGTGCGAGCAGATCTTGTGGCCGTCGGCGGCGGCCCCGGGAAACTGTTCACAGAGGGACCGATCGGGCTGGCACTCGATGACGACCAGGA
This portion of the Actinomarinicola tropica genome encodes:
- the brxD gene encoding BREX system ATP-binding protein BrxD translates to MTISPQRRLEILDALRRGTVPSAGLDVLAVGLDRYVGAIDEDLDRIANGAGAFKAIRGEYGSGKTFLTRWLAERAKARGMAASEVQVSESDTPIHRYQTVYRRLVEQLSTSSVRRGALRTIVDSWFFTLEDDVLATGRVEDGDPTRLTDATATLMESRLGEITRTAPAFSAVLRSYLHATNSGDAATADGLLAWLGGQPHVGASVKRTAGIKGDLDHDAALSFLAGLLHVLRDAGYPGLVVVLDEAETMQRMRSDTRDKGLEALRKLIDDLHEGRFPGLYLVMTGTPAFFDGPQGVQRLAPLAQRLHTEFGDDPRFDNPRAVQVRLPGFTLDSLIEVGRKVRDLFADGLDDADRVRERCDDEYLATLAAAVTGELGKRVGIAPRLYLRKLVDVLDRIELNVEFDPRRHYALTVTDGELTEVERNARAAGSVDDIELDL
- a CDS encoding HipA domain-containing protein; this encodes MSGDLPIEVDVSEWPALEEEQLGSKPKLWLLRPIPHEPRNPGASEEAWLWKARTFNHDSAGRRFAKGDDWAEIVAAEVAERIGVPHAEVRLARRDEQLGVISLEMTMMLESLVHGNELLEEAGVSVSGTIERSAYTVDAVRRSLRDVEPPEDHITLTSAWDWFVGYLLLDAIVSNTDRHHENWGAIARWQGPPVLAPSFDHASSLGFAISDEERRERLSTPDRGRSVERYARRAKSKFAGRPKTTEVVEQAIALSPPEVVAEWRDRLAAVLDELPSAVDAIPESRMSKDARTFARAMIGLNGHRSLSLLSVP
- a CDS encoding DEAD/DEAH box helicase; amino-acid sequence: MDPFAQLHPSLQHHIVNSLGWAQLRPLQSAAIEPTLAGHHSLLLAPTAGGKTEAAVFPALTRMASEGWAPLSVLYLCPLRALVNNLEPRLRAYASYTGHRVGAWHGDVGPTARARLVQEPPDLLLTTPESLEAILISRRVDERWLLGNVRAVVVDEVHAFAEADRGWHLLSVLERITHLAGREVQRIGLSATVGNPSELLSWLTSTCTAPAEVVAPAAEAIAEPEVTVDYVGGLPNAATVISRLHSGEKRLVFVDSRVRAEKLTHELRARSVETYVSHGSLGRDERRRAEQAFAEGDDCVIVATSALELGIDVGDLDQVLQIDAPSSVASFLQRIGRSGRRTGTSRNMTFLTTTPEAMWQAAGVLHLWSTGHVEPVQPPAFPVHILSQQLLALVLQEGGIGQETWIEWLGAPFVLGPDVDAVSGSVIEHLLSTGYLHADQGLLGLGPRAESDYGYRNFLDLTSVFTSPPVFRVVAGRTEVGQVHDLGLWAALTARGGRRVLLLAGRSWKILDVDWRRHVVHVQATEAMGVVSYRGASAPFSYELAQAIGSVLAGIDPPGVVSRRARDQLRDGREGFVTLDPSSSTLLRRTSSGNEWWTFAGSRANVELAARIQTLRGDKRPFGELSIAVDDEVDVADLTRSVDRRTDATNLLELSDELVDGLKFADSLPRWLADTIVLDRLADPRAVEATLEKPVSGLTV
- a CDS encoding SPL family radical SAM protein; its protein translation is MGDQLGLFAAGDGSRPTRVGDVDIAYRPASTALAKASGFMGDYDFTLNPYIGCAYGCTYCYAASFAPPERQDDRWGDWVVVKENAVRKLRNMRTDLAGKTVYMSSVTDPYQLIERRLGLVRELLEVLADREVRLVVQTRSPLVTRDIDLFKRFEHIRVNMTVTTDSERVRRVFEPQCTPNRARLAAIGEVVTAGIPASLTMTPLLPVEDPVAFGQNLRATGVTNFVVQPFHPDRGRFTAGTRGPALKLIAELGWDRGAYERTVEALRRELPQLAEGRGGFRPA